From one Thermatribacter velox genomic stretch:
- a CDS encoding pseudouridine synthase — protein MEERLNKFLAKAGVAARRKCDRLIQEGRVMVNGEVVLSPGYRVTEKDRVTVDGKLVECTGKQHVYLQLYKPRGYLTTLSDPLGRKTVADLLRDVPDRVFPVGRLDQDSEGLLLFTNDGQLAYVLAHPCFEVEKKYLVYASGKVTPQELDTLKRGIRFNDQDYRIREGLVIESNASLSLVEVILTEGKKHEVKILFEEIGHSVLRLIRIKMGPVVLDSRLLPGKWRYLTSQEVEALQDLKTSLLRGKTSEKT, from the coding sequence ATGGAAGAACGTTTAAACAAATTTCTGGCTAAAGCCGGCGTTGCTGCGCGAAGAAAATGTGATCGTTTAATTCAAGAGGGTCGTGTTATGGTAAATGGTGAAGTAGTACTTTCGCCAGGATACCGGGTTACCGAGAAAGACCGCGTAACCGTGGACGGTAAGCTGGTCGAATGCACAGGGAAACAGCATGTTTATCTCCAACTTTACAAACCTCGAGGTTATCTGACCACTCTTTCTGATCCTCTGGGAAGGAAAACAGTTGCTGACCTTCTCCGAGATGTGCCGGATCGGGTCTTCCCGGTTGGTCGTCTGGACCAGGACAGCGAAGGTTTGTTACTTTTCACCAACGACGGCCAGCTTGCTTATGTTCTTGCTCACCCTTGCTTTGAAGTCGAGAAAAAGTACCTGGTTTATGCTTCAGGCAAAGTGACCCCGCAAGAGTTGGATACGCTTAAACGGGGTATAAGGTTTAATGACCAGGACTACCGGATTCGCGAGGGTTTGGTGATTGAAAGCAATGCCTCTTTAAGCCTGGTTGAAGTAATCCTTACTGAAGGGAAAAAACATGAAGTGAAAATTCTTTTTGAGGAAATCGGACATTCAGTGTTACGACTTATTAGAATTAAAATGGGTCCTGTGGTTCTGGATTCTCGGCTTCTTCCTGGGAAATGGCGTTATTTGACAAGTCAGGAAGTAGAAGCCTTGCAAGATTTAAAAACCAGCCTCCTGCGAGGAAAAACCAGTGAGAAAACCTGA
- a CDS encoding CBS domain-containing protein — MQIVVAHEGTDFDAFASMYAVTRLFPSTQIVLGGSVNRNLRRFLSLYGQFFDFLKEKEVFWEEVKKVFVVDTSFVERVGKAGLLIKEGKVDYYIIDHHLTDDQEKRSEKELLLKRGACSTIMVELLQEQKIEINSLEATLLALGIYEDTGFFTFSTTTFQDLEAASFLLQKGALLSFIPRFTRIQLTSIQRRILKDMIDSLETREIAGCVVHFTQVKPPEYVEGVSFLVHKLMDLEEIDVLFALFAMEEKTYVIARSRIEEIDLNCVLQELGGGGHRSAASCSVKGMSFSEVRQKIEEGMQRCVRLVKAREIMSHPVKVVSPSTTVEEAFSTMMRFGFSGLPVVEDNKLVGLISRKDVEKAISHGLHNAPVKSFMNPQVISVEPEDSIFKVWQLMVEQDIGRVPVTRNGLVLGIITRSDLLRGLHQRQNLEIRSLKRVNFAEKIFTHFNREDLQYIQLISELAKRKRTRVYLVGGVVRDLILGFPNYDLDLVVEGDAIEFASFVAQKLEAKLVTYQPFGTASLFVGERKRRIDFASARQEFYAYPGAPPQVEHSNLRRDLFRRDFTINAMAISIYPDDWGELFDFFGGFKDLQKKLIRVLHPLSFVEDPARAIRAVRFEKKYGFQIEPFTMSLLKQTVREGLLAKIKPDRLKEEIQLILRLPGFYSYLQRLYQLDMFPYLFPGCVWKSDYDILYPRLERLIQEEASTERLDFFLLKMTPLLSDIQFDSLEAFVERLHLSKRFYSQVKTYLGRRTVLERILQEKTSPPSRVFEVCSEIPLEFLYFTLAKFHDQDLARERIRNYLTKWRFVKPELTGSDLKQLGIPQGPIYAKILRELQKARIDNLVYSREEEIALAIKLWERMKASDQ, encoded by the coding sequence GTGCAAATTGTAGTAGCCCATGAGGGAACTGACTTTGACGCTTTTGCGTCTATGTATGCTGTGACCCGTCTTTTTCCTTCTACCCAGATAGTTCTGGGAGGTAGCGTAAACCGCAATCTGAGGCGCTTTCTTTCTCTTTATGGGCAGTTTTTTGATTTTTTGAAAGAGAAAGAAGTGTTTTGGGAAGAGGTGAAGAAGGTTTTTGTGGTGGACACCTCTTTCGTGGAGCGAGTGGGCAAAGCAGGCTTGCTTATCAAAGAGGGTAAGGTGGACTACTACATCATCGACCATCATTTAACCGATGACCAGGAGAAAAGAAGTGAGAAAGAGCTTTTACTCAAGCGGGGAGCTTGTTCGACCATCATGGTTGAGCTTTTGCAAGAACAAAAGATAGAAATTAATTCCCTGGAGGCCACTTTGCTTGCTCTGGGCATCTACGAGGATACGGGTTTTTTTACTTTTTCCACCACTACTTTTCAGGACCTGGAGGCTGCTTCTTTTTTGCTCCAAAAAGGAGCATTGCTTTCTTTCATCCCCCGCTTCACACGTATCCAGCTTACTTCTATTCAACGTCGTATTTTAAAGGATATGATAGACTCTCTGGAAACCAGAGAAATTGCAGGTTGCGTGGTTCACTTCACCCAGGTGAAGCCCCCAGAGTACGTGGAAGGAGTTTCTTTTCTGGTCCACAAACTCATGGACCTTGAGGAAATAGATGTTCTCTTTGCCCTCTTTGCCATGGAAGAAAAGACTTACGTCATTGCCCGTAGCAGGATTGAAGAGATTGACTTAAATTGTGTGTTACAGGAACTGGGAGGTGGAGGACACCGCAGTGCAGCTTCCTGCAGCGTAAAGGGAATGTCGTTTTCCGAGGTTCGACAAAAAATCGAAGAAGGCATGCAACGCTGTGTTCGCCTGGTGAAAGCCAGAGAAATCATGTCTCATCCAGTAAAAGTGGTTTCTCCATCGACCACTGTGGAGGAAGCATTTTCTACTATGATGCGCTTTGGTTTTTCAGGCCTGCCGGTGGTTGAAGATAACAAGCTGGTGGGACTTATTTCGCGCAAAGACGTGGAAAAGGCAATAAGTCATGGGCTCCACAACGCTCCGGTTAAAAGCTTCATGAACCCTCAGGTGATAAGCGTTGAGCCTGAAGATTCTATTTTCAAAGTGTGGCAGCTCATGGTAGAGCAGGACATTGGCCGAGTACCGGTCACCAGAAATGGTTTGGTCCTGGGCATTATAACCCGAAGTGACCTTTTGAGAGGCTTACACCAAAGACAAAACCTGGAAATACGGAGCTTGAAGCGCGTTAACTTTGCCGAAAAAATCTTTACTCATTTTAACCGTGAGGACCTTCAGTATATCCAGCTTATCTCGGAACTGGCCAAGAGGAAGCGCACCAGGGTTTACCTGGTTGGTGGAGTAGTTAGAGACCTTATCCTGGGCTTTCCCAACTACGACCTGGACCTGGTAGTCGAAGGCGATGCTATTGAGTTTGCCAGTTTCGTGGCTCAGAAACTGGAAGCAAAATTGGTCACCTATCAACCCTTTGGTACTGCTTCTCTTTTCGTGGGTGAGCGAAAAAGAAGAATAGACTTTGCTTCGGCCAGACAGGAATTCTATGCCTATCCCGGTGCACCTCCTCAGGTAGAGCACAGCAATCTGCGACGTGACCTTTTCAGAAGAGATTTCACCATTAACGCCATGGCAATAAGCATCTACCCCGATGATTGGGGGGAACTTTTTGACTTTTTTGGCGGTTTTAAAGATTTACAGAAAAAACTCATACGAGTTTTACATCCACTCAGTTTTGTGGAAGACCCGGCGAGAGCGATAAGAGCAGTCCGCTTTGAAAAGAAGTACGGTTTTCAAATCGAACCCTTCACCATGAGTCTTCTCAAGCAGACCGTTCGTGAAGGATTGCTGGCAAAAATTAAGCCTGACCGCCTTAAAGAGGAAATCCAGCTCATTTTACGACTGCCCGGATTTTACTCCTATTTACAGCGCCTGTACCAACTGGACATGTTTCCATATCTTTTTCCAGGTTGTGTCTGGAAAAGCGATTACGATATCCTTTACCCCAGGCTTGAAAGACTGATTCAGGAAGAAGCATCTACGGAAAGACTGGATTTCTTCCTCTTGAAAATGACGCCCCTGCTTTCTGACATCCAGTTTGATTCCTTGGAGGCGTTTGTGGAGCGCCTCCACCTATCCAAACGTTTTTATTCTCAAGTAAAAACCTATCTCGGAAGACGAACTGTACTCGAGAGAATCTTGCAAGAGAAAACCTCCCCTCCCTCGCGTGTCTTTGAAGTGTGCTCGGAAATACCACTTGAATTTCTGTATTTTACTCTGGCCAAATTTCATGATCAGGACCTGGCAAGGGAACGAATCAGAAACTACCTGACCAAATGGAGGTTTGTCAAGCCAGAGCTAACCGGCTCTGACCTTAAACAACTGGGCATACCTCAGGGCCCAATTTATGCTAAAATTTTGCGAGAGTTGCAGAAAGCCAGGATTGATAACCTGGTCTATAGTCGTGAAGAAGAAATAGCGTTAGCCATAAAACTTTGGGAAAGGATGAAAGCCAGTGACCAGTAA
- the aroA gene encoding 3-phosphoshikimate 1-carboxyvinyltransferase — protein sequence MKVARVHPANHPLTGSVLCARDKSLSHRAAILAALAQGTTKVSGFSFCEDCLSTLSCLRQFGVRIKTYPDVGKVVVESGGWRELTEPEDVLYAGNSGTTARLLCGVASWIKGLTIITGDASLRRRPMRRVIEPLSLTGIQIGGRDNNRFLPVFIRGKYPLTPFEYRLSVASAQVKSALLLAALGADAPSCVREPFASRDHTENMLSYLGIRLEREPGRVVIHPPAKPLKARDFSLPGDVSSAAFLAAAALMVPDSGIYIQDVGLNPTRSGFLECVSRMGGQVKIHNLKEEFGERRGDLEVAFSSLRGVSIGKEIIPSLIDEVPILSVLATQAQGVTFITGAEELRVKECDRLRAMYLGLKTLGAKVEERSDGLIIEGPVTLHGGRVESFGDHRIAMSFAVAGLIAREAVEIVDVDCVKISYPEFFDHLQSLGCKRVEFYESEEEGEKSCL from the coding sequence ATGAAAGTCGCGCGGGTGCATCCAGCGAACCATCCCCTTACGGGTTCTGTTCTTTGCGCTCGAGACAAATCCTTGAGTCATCGAGCAGCAATTCTGGCTGCCCTGGCCCAGGGAACCACGAAAGTGTCTGGGTTTTCTTTTTGTGAGGATTGCCTTTCTACGCTGTCTTGCTTGCGTCAATTTGGGGTCAGAATTAAAACCTATCCGGATGTGGGTAAAGTGGTTGTGGAGAGTGGTGGTTGGAGAGAACTCACAGAACCTGAAGACGTCCTCTACGCTGGTAACTCGGGCACCACGGCGCGCCTTTTGTGTGGAGTGGCTTCTTGGATAAAGGGGCTCACCATAATTACCGGTGATGCAAGTTTGCGCCGTAGGCCCATGCGTAGGGTTATTGAGCCTCTTTCTCTTACCGGCATTCAAATTGGAGGACGTGACAATAACCGATTTCTACCCGTTTTTATTCGGGGCAAATATCCTCTTACGCCCTTTGAGTACCGCCTTTCCGTTGCCAGTGCTCAGGTAAAGTCAGCACTGCTCCTTGCAGCACTGGGAGCTGATGCCCCCTCCTGTGTAAGAGAACCCTTTGCGTCCCGAGACCATACTGAAAACATGCTCTCTTACCTTGGAATTCGTTTGGAGCGAGAACCTGGCCGGGTAGTAATTCATCCTCCTGCTAAACCGCTAAAAGCCAGAGATTTTTCTCTACCTGGAGATGTTTCCTCTGCTGCTTTTCTGGCCGCAGCGGCGCTGATGGTACCTGATTCTGGCATCTACATCCAGGATGTAGGGCTCAACCCCACCCGGTCTGGTTTTCTGGAGTGCGTTTCTCGGATGGGTGGTCAAGTAAAAATCCACAATTTGAAGGAAGAATTCGGTGAACGTCGAGGAGATTTGGAAGTTGCCTTTTCTTCTTTACGCGGTGTCAGTATTGGCAAGGAAATCATCCCTTCACTCATTGATGAAGTGCCTATCCTTTCGGTTCTGGCCACTCAGGCTCAGGGGGTTACTTTCATAACCGGTGCGGAGGAGTTGCGGGTAAAAGAATGTGACCGCTTGCGAGCAATGTATCTGGGTCTGAAAACCCTTGGGGCCAAGGTAGAGGAGCGCAGTGACGGACTGATCATTGAGGGTCCCGTTACGCTGCACGGAGGCAGAGTGGAAAGCTTTGGGGACCATCGTATTGCCATGAGTTTTGCCGTAGCAGGTCTGATTGCCAGGGAAGCGGTTGAAATCGTGGACGTTGACTGTGTGAAAATAAGCTATCCAGAATTTTTTGACCACTTACAATCGCTGGGTTGTAAAAGGGTGGAGTTTTACGAAAGTGAGGAGGAAGGAGAGAAGAGCTGTTTATGA
- a CDS encoding cob(I)yrinic acid a,c-diamide adenosyltransferase, with product MRKPEGKGLVQLYIGDGKGKTTASLGLALRAVGWGWKVLYLQFFKKRFTGELASTQCLPGVEFYQFGSGEFLIGREPSELDFKEFRCGWEVAKKALLEGGWDLLVLDEFCYAFLYQFLSFPEFEQVLQNRVESLEVVITGRKAPSELIERADLVSEVKCLKHPFQKGIPAREGIEF from the coding sequence GTGAGAAAACCTGAAGGAAAAGGCCTGGTGCAACTTTACATAGGTGATGGAAAGGGTAAAACCACGGCTTCCTTGGGGTTAGCGCTCCGGGCAGTTGGTTGGGGATGGAAGGTTCTTTATCTCCAGTTTTTTAAAAAGCGTTTTACTGGCGAACTGGCTTCCACACAATGTCTTCCCGGTGTAGAATTCTACCAGTTTGGTTCTGGCGAATTTCTTATAGGTCGCGAACCTTCGGAGCTGGATTTTAAAGAGTTCAGATGTGGTTGGGAAGTAGCAAAGAAGGCCTTGCTCGAGGGAGGATGGGACCTTCTGGTGTTGGACGAATTTTGTTATGCTTTCCTGTATCAATTTTTGAGTTTTCCCGAGTTCGAACAGGTTTTGCAAAATAGAGTGGAATCTCTTGAAGTGGTGATCACAGGTAGAAAAGCACCTTCAGAACTCATTGAAAGAGCGGACTTGGTTTCAGAAGTCAAGTGTTTGAAACATCCTTTCCAAAAAGGGATTCCCGCTCGAGAGGGTATAGAGTTTTGA
- the cmk gene encoding (d)CMP kinase codes for MKKTIAIDGPAGAGKSTVASELAARLGYLYVDTGAMYRAVTLFLILRGVDIQNQKLVQKLLDEVEIELTEEGRVFLNGKEVTREIRTPLVDQMVSPVAALKEVRRFLRTKQRNLALSRPSVTEGRDIGTVILPDADLKIFLTASPEIRARRRWLQLKERGQKIDYKLVLRNILERDYIDSNRSEAPLKMPEGALLIDSSFLSKEQVVDLIYNLVRQ; via the coding sequence ATGAAAAAGACAATTGCCATAGACGGTCCAGCAGGAGCTGGTAAAAGTACGGTAGCTTCTGAGTTAGCGGCAAGACTGGGTTATCTCTACGTAGATACCGGTGCAATGTATAGAGCGGTGACTCTCTTCCTGATTCTCAGGGGAGTGGACATTCAAAACCAGAAATTGGTGCAGAAACTGCTTGATGAAGTCGAAATCGAGCTCACCGAAGAAGGCAGGGTATTCCTCAACGGAAAAGAGGTAACCCGGGAAATTCGAACCCCCTTGGTGGACCAGATGGTCTCTCCGGTAGCTGCCTTGAAAGAAGTGCGTCGGTTCTTAAGAACCAAACAGCGCAATCTGGCCCTTTCACGTCCTTCCGTAACCGAGGGTAGAGACATTGGTACAGTTATCTTGCCGGATGCCGATTTGAAAATTTTCCTTACTGCTTCCCCTGAAATCCGAGCCCGGAGAAGATGGTTACAGCTTAAAGAGCGAGGACAAAAAATAGATTACAAACTGGTCTTGAGGAATATTTTGGAGCGAGATTACATTGATTCTAATCGCAGCGAAGCACCCCTCAAGATGCCCGAGGGGGCTTTATTAATAGACTCCTCATTCTTGAGCAAAGAGCAGGTGGTGGACCTGATCTATAATCTGGTGCGACAATGA
- a CDS encoding purine-nucleoside phosphorylase: MDLAQALLQKFCPENIRLAAEFFAAHLKMVPTMTFVLGSGWDRVLWEIEVVQEFDYREFFALPDAIPGHRYRIVMGQWKGRGILFFMGRLHLYQGYSPWEVAFPVLFSALAGVSTLILTNAAGSLRRSIEPGTLVIIQDQIDFTFFPDFPCSLRPSYDSFLSSLLFELACEKRIKAWKGIYVGVLGPTYETPQEIRMLRKIGADVVGMSTVKEVKLACELGMKVAGISLVTNWGSGISGKPLSHAEVLRVVAQQEENLQKLFQCFVEELYGANCSSP, from the coding sequence ATGGACCTGGCACAAGCTTTGCTTCAGAAATTTTGTCCTGAAAACATTCGTCTTGCTGCCGAGTTTTTCGCTGCCCACTTGAAAATGGTTCCCACAATGACTTTTGTTCTCGGTTCGGGATGGGACCGTGTCTTGTGGGAAATAGAGGTGGTGCAGGAATTCGACTATCGAGAGTTTTTTGCCCTCCCAGATGCCATACCCGGGCATCGCTACAGAATTGTGATGGGCCAGTGGAAGGGTAGGGGAATCTTGTTTTTTATGGGAAGATTGCATCTCTATCAGGGCTACAGCCCCTGGGAAGTGGCTTTCCCGGTGCTTTTTTCTGCTCTGGCGGGGGTTTCGACGCTGATTTTGACCAACGCTGCAGGAAGCCTGAGAAGGTCTATTGAGCCTGGAACGCTGGTGATAATTCAAGACCAGATTGATTTTACCTTCTTTCCAGATTTTCCCTGTAGCTTACGTCCTTCCTACGATAGCTTTCTAAGCTCCTTGCTTTTTGAGCTGGCTTGTGAGAAAAGGATTAAGGCCTGGAAAGGTATTTACGTGGGTGTGCTGGGACCTACTTACGAAACACCCCAGGAAATCCGGATGTTGAGGAAAATCGGTGCTGATGTGGTGGGTATGTCCACCGTAAAGGAGGTAAAATTGGCCTGTGAGCTGGGCATGAAGGTCGCTGGGATTTCGTTGGTAACCAACTGGGGGAGTGGTATTTCCGGGAAACCGCTTTCTCACGCCGAAGTTTTACGGGTTGTTGCTCAGCAGGAAGAGAATCTGCAAAAGCTTTTTCAGTGTTTTGTGGAGGAGTTATACGGTGCAAATTGTAGTAGCCCATGA
- the scpB gene encoding SMC-Scp complex subunit ScpB, with amino-acid sequence MNGKHLKTKELVEALLFSSPRALASEKICEVLGCSLEEVEKALQELYLELKKREGAIVVRKVAGKWQMVVRPEIGSFLKEKLQVVSQGKLSRAALEVLAIVALHQPVSKGEIDLKRGVDSGTVLRSLLEKGLVSVVTEDAGKKFPLKYQVTEKFYEIFGLESEEAWRRICDNLLGDEHGRTFKQISG; translated from the coding sequence ATGAACGGTAAACACTTAAAAACTAAAGAGTTGGTGGAAGCCCTGTTGTTTTCTTCTCCGCGCGCTCTCGCTTCGGAAAAAATATGCGAAGTCCTGGGGTGCTCTCTCGAAGAGGTCGAAAAAGCATTACAGGAACTTTATCTGGAACTGAAGAAGCGCGAAGGCGCCATTGTGGTGCGCAAAGTAGCCGGTAAATGGCAAATGGTGGTTCGCCCCGAAATTGGCTCTTTTTTAAAAGAAAAGCTGCAGGTTGTTTCTCAGGGTAAGCTCTCCAGGGCAGCTTTGGAAGTGCTGGCAATCGTGGCACTTCATCAACCAGTAAGCAAAGGAGAAATCGACTTAAAACGGGGGGTTGATTCAGGAACCGTTCTGCGGTCTTTGCTCGAAAAAGGGTTGGTTTCAGTGGTCACCGAAGATGCGGGTAAGAAGTTTCCTCTCAAGTACCAGGTAACTGAAAAATTTTATGAAATTTTTGGATTGGAAAGTGAAGAGGCTTGGCGTAGAATATGCGATAACCTGCTGGGAGACGAACATGGAAGAACGTTTAAACAAATTTCTGGCTAA
- the ispH gene encoding 4-hydroxy-3-methylbut-2-enyl diphosphate reductase has translation MSKKVLIAKKAGFCPGVERAFRKALQALEDNQKPVFLLGELVHNRQVMEFLINKGALVVDNLLDIPSGAIVVTRSHGIKKEDLEILKAKGAKVVDTTCPRVRKARFLAQRMQKANEGLVVLGDLQHPEVEALLSYLKPEVVVCSKNPEEWENMAQWLEQWHSVGLVEQTTLPRFVVDEFKLWFKRRFSDVMLQVAYTLCPETEERQQELLETIHKRKIDVVIVVGGKNSANTRALFLLAQQKGAKVFWIETAEELSSLPQLEGEILLVSGASTPWAIVEEVGKRLQTEAGE, from the coding sequence ATGAGTAAGAAGGTGTTGATAGCTAAGAAAGCTGGATTTTGCCCTGGTGTGGAGAGGGCTTTTCGGAAGGCTCTCCAAGCTTTAGAGGACAATCAGAAGCCGGTTTTTTTGCTTGGGGAACTGGTCCACAATCGGCAGGTTATGGAGTTTTTAATCAACAAGGGAGCGCTGGTTGTTGATAATCTCCTGGATATCCCTTCGGGAGCAATAGTAGTTACTCGCTCCCACGGCATCAAAAAAGAAGATCTTGAAATCTTAAAAGCAAAAGGAGCAAAAGTTGTGGACACTACCTGCCCACGAGTCAGGAAGGCACGTTTTCTGGCTCAAAGAATGCAAAAAGCAAACGAAGGCCTGGTTGTTCTGGGAGATTTACAACACCCGGAGGTTGAAGCTTTGCTCAGTTATCTTAAACCCGAAGTGGTGGTCTGCAGCAAAAATCCTGAAGAATGGGAAAATATGGCGCAATGGTTGGAACAGTGGCACTCCGTTGGATTGGTGGAACAGACCACGCTTCCCAGGTTTGTGGTGGATGAGTTCAAGTTGTGGTTCAAAAGACGCTTTTCAGACGTTATGCTTCAAGTTGCTTATACTCTTTGTCCAGAAACCGAAGAGAGACAGCAAGAACTCCTGGAAACGATACACAAAAGAAAAATCGATGTGGTAATAGTGGTAGGAGGCAAAAACAGCGCTAACACCCGGGCACTGTTCCTTCTGGCACAGCAGAAAGGAGCTAAAGTCTTCTGGATTGAAACTGCAGAAGAGCTTTCCTCCTTGCCTCAGCTCGAAGGTGAGATTTTGCTGGTAAGTGGTGCTTCCACTCCTTGGGCTATAGTGGAGGAGGTTGGAAAACGCCTTCAGACAGAAGCTGGTGAGTAA
- the aroH gene encoding chorismate mutase — MIRGIRGAVVVDSDEALQVKKATLELFEAIMEKNLLNVEDIAAVFITLTPDIQSVFPAEAIREQEKFRYIPILCAQEAQVAGGLKRCIRIMVLANTPFDQETVRHVYLGEAKNLRRDLLGEVES; from the coding sequence TTGATACGGGGAATAAGAGGAGCCGTGGTTGTGGATAGCGATGAGGCGCTTCAGGTGAAAAAAGCGACTCTGGAGCTTTTTGAAGCGATTATGGAAAAGAACTTACTCAACGTTGAGGACATTGCGGCAGTTTTCATAACCCTAACTCCTGACATCCAGTCCGTTTTTCCCGCAGAGGCTATAAGGGAGCAGGAAAAGTTCCGTTATATTCCCATCCTCTGCGCTCAGGAAGCTCAGGTAGCAGGTGGACTGAAAAGATGTATACGGATTATGGTACTGGCCAATACGCCCTTCGACCAGGAAACGGTGAGACACGTTTATCTTGGAGAAGCAAAAAATCTTCGTAGAGATCTTTTAGGTGAGGTTGAGTCATGA
- a CDS encoding phosphopentomutase, with protein sequence MRIFIALLDGVGVGELPDASQYGDQGSHTLRNTSQAVGGLRLPNLEALGLGCIDSIEGVAPVPNPKGYYGKMRERSAGKDTLTGHWEIAGIILDKPFPVYPRGFPPEVVQRIEEAIGRPILGNKPASGTAIIEELGAEHLRTGYPIVYTSADSVLQIAAHEEIIPPPQLYEMCRKVREIMTGEHAVARVIARPFVGSPGKFVRTPRRKDFSLPPPSQTVLDALVASGKEVIGVGKIGEIFAFRGLSDSIKTADNADTFRVFLKLQKSGRGDLIWANFNDFDTLYGHRNNPQGFAQALQDWDATLTDFLASMREEDLLIITSDHGCDPTTPSTDHSREYALLLVYSPSNQRGRSLGVRDTFCDVAHSIAEFLGVKWHGPGTSFASEILS encoded by the coding sequence ATGAGAATTTTTATAGCGCTCCTGGATGGGGTGGGGGTGGGAGAGTTGCCGGATGCGAGTCAGTACGGCGATCAGGGTAGTCACACCCTGCGCAACACCTCCCAAGCAGTAGGAGGATTGCGGCTGCCCAATCTGGAAGCACTGGGCTTGGGTTGTATTGATTCCATAGAAGGGGTAGCGCCGGTTCCCAATCCCAAGGGATATTATGGAAAGATGCGCGAGCGCTCGGCGGGCAAGGACACCCTCACCGGTCACTGGGAAATTGCAGGCATTATTCTGGATAAACCTTTTCCCGTTTATCCTCGGGGGTTTCCTCCTGAGGTTGTGCAACGTATCGAAGAAGCCATTGGCAGGCCCATTCTCGGCAATAAGCCCGCTTCAGGCACGGCCATAATTGAAGAGTTGGGCGCTGAACACCTGCGCACTGGCTATCCCATAGTTTACACTTCTGCCGATTCCGTGTTGCAAATAGCAGCCCATGAAGAGATTATTCCTCCTCCTCAGCTGTATGAAATGTGTCGAAAGGTTCGGGAAATAATGACTGGAGAACACGCTGTGGCCCGGGTTATCGCCCGCCCTTTCGTGGGTTCACCGGGTAAGTTCGTACGTACGCCTCGTCGCAAAGACTTCTCACTTCCACCTCCTTCCCAGACGGTGCTTGATGCCCTGGTTGCTTCTGGCAAAGAGGTAATCGGTGTGGGAAAGATTGGAGAAATTTTTGCCTTTCGGGGTCTAAGTGACTCCATAAAGACAGCTGACAATGCAGACACCTTCCGAGTGTTTTTAAAGCTTCAGAAAAGCGGTCGGGGCGACCTAATATGGGCCAATTTCAATGACTTTGACACCCTTTACGGGCACCGCAACAACCCTCAAGGTTTTGCGCAAGCGCTTCAAGACTGGGACGCCACCTTAACTGATTTCCTGGCTTCCATGAGAGAGGAAGATCTCTTGATCATTACCAGCGATCACGGTTGTGACCCCACAACTCCAAGCACCGACCATTCCAGAGAATATGCCCTGCTTCTGGTCTATTCTCCCAGCAATCAGCGAGGTCGGAGCCTGGGTGTCAGAGATACTTTTTGCGATGTGGCACATTCTATAGCAGAATTTCTGGGAGTCAAATGGCATGGACCTGGCACAAGCTTTGCTTCAGAAATTTTGTCCTGA
- the trpS gene encoding tryptophan--tRNA ligase, with protein sequence MHVGHYFGALQNWVRLQDEYDCIFGVADWHALTTAFDNTQEIEKNLIEMVTDWLSVGLDPEKSTLMVQSLVPEHAELNLLFSMITPVGWLERNPVLKQQLQDMGLKEAVGFGHLGYPVLMAADILIYKASRVPVGEDQVPHIEITREIARRFNFLYQCSVFPEPEALLTSSPRILGIDGRKMSKSLNNYIALSDTREDIQKKVMAMFTDPEKIRRHDPGHPERCNVFTFHKAIANPKAEEIERDCRSGSLGCVACKRQLAELLADFIDRVTFLRTRYQGKEKLVREILVEGSRKAREIARKTMEEVREAMKISYGIAR encoded by the coding sequence ATGCACGTGGGCCACTACTTTGGCGCTTTACAAAACTGGGTTCGTCTTCAGGATGAATATGACTGCATCTTTGGCGTAGCTGACTGGCACGCCTTGACGACCGCTTTCGATAATACTCAAGAAATAGAAAAAAACCTGATAGAAATGGTCACTGACTGGTTAAGTGTAGGGCTGGACCCCGAAAAAAGCACATTGATGGTTCAATCCCTGGTTCCGGAACACGCCGAACTAAACCTACTTTTTTCCATGATTACTCCTGTGGGCTGGTTGGAGAGGAACCCGGTATTGAAGCAGCAACTGCAGGATATGGGTCTGAAGGAAGCAGTGGGTTTTGGGCATCTGGGTTATCCGGTGCTGATGGCAGCAGATATTCTGATATACAAGGCGTCGCGAGTTCCGGTTGGTGAAGACCAGGTTCCACATATCGAAATCACCCGTGAGATTGCCCGTCGCTTTAATTTTCTCTACCAGTGTTCGGTGTTTCCCGAACCAGAAGCTTTGTTGACCTCTTCACCTCGAATTCTGGGAATTGATGGCAGAAAGATGAGCAAAAGCCTGAATAATTACATCGCCTTAAGCGATACCAGAGAAGATATCCAGAAAAAAGTAATGGCCATGTTCACGGATCCCGAGAAGATTCGGCGCCATGACCCGGGACATCCAGAGCGTTGCAACGTGTTTACCTTTCATAAAGCGATAGCCAACCCCAAAGCTGAAGAAATTGAGCGGGATTGTCGTAGTGGTTCCTTAGGGTGTGTGGCCTGTAAAAGGCAGCTGGCCGAGCTACTTGCCGACTTTATTGATCGGGTTACCTTCCTGCGTACGAGATACCAGGGGAAGGAAAAGCTAGTTCGGGAAATCCTTGTTGAGGGAAGCCGAAAAGCTCGAGAGATTGCTCGCAAAACGATGGAAGAAGTAAGAGAGGCGATGAAAATTTCTTATGGAATTGCTCGATAA